One window from the genome of Oryctolagus cuniculus chromosome 1, mOryCun1.1, whole genome shotgun sequence encodes:
- the IFITM10 gene encoding interferon-induced transmembrane protein 10 — translation MAPTLFPMESKSSKTDSVRAAAAPQACKHLAEKKTMTNPTTVIEVYPDTTEVNDYYLWSIFNFVYLNFCCLGFIALAYSLKVRDKKLLNDLNGAVEDAKTARLFNITSSALAASCIILVFIFLRYPLTDY, via the exons ATGGCGCCCACCCTGTTCCCCATGGAATCCAAGAGCAGCAAGACGGACAGCGTGCGTGCGGCCGCCGCCCCCCAGGCCTGCAAGCACTTGGCCGAGAAGAAGACCATGACCAACCCCACGACGGTCATCGAGGTGTATCCGGACACCACCGAGGTCAACGACTACTACCTGTGGTCCATCTTCAACTTCGTCTACCTCAACTTCTGCTGCCTCGGCTTCATCGCCCTGGCATACTCCCTCAAA GTCCGGGACAAGAAACTTCTGAATGACCTGAACGGAGCCGTGGAGGACGCCAAGACCGCGCGGCTCTTCAACATCACCAGCTCGGCCCTGGCCGCGTCCTGCATTATCCTGGTCTTCATCTTCCTGCGGTACCCGCTCACCGACTACTGA